The following proteins are encoded in a genomic region of Amycolatopsis sulphurea:
- a CDS encoding maleylacetate reductase and hydroxyquinol 1,2-dioxygenase domain-containing protein, protein MFTYTANPARIVFGRGTLDALPAEVRRLGASRVLLLGGPTLTGPVDRAAESLGAALAVRFDGAAMHTPVEVTERAVKAAAGVDCVVAIGGGSATGLAKAIALRTDLPQIIVPTTYAGSEMTPVLGETTGGRKTTRSSPKVLPEVVVYDVELTMGLPVRLSMTSGINALAHAVEALYSADANPVIDQFALESIRLLASALPRIAADPSDVDARTAALRAAWLAGSCLGSVGMGLHHKLCHTLGGTFGLPHAETHTVVLAHAMAYNASGAPEAMRRIAEALGAPDAPTAVYDLVATLPVPQSLAELGLAEADLDKAAELAIAAPYPNPRTLTRDGIENLLHAAWSGARPAPAEGTPPDLRGLTAEVVESFAATPDPRLRELLSELVRTLHSYVLRTDLTQQEWQHAIDFLTKAGQISSDTRQEFILLSDTLGVSSVVDVLTNSRTPDTTPSAVLGPFYVAGPPETEQGANLADGLPGTPLWTDVRVTDTAGTPVAEATVDVWQSNEDGFYDVQLPDVDGPVLRARFRTDPQGRLRFRTILPSPYPIPDDGPVGRMLAETRRHPFRAPHLHFMIAKPGYRTLVTQLFVRGGEYLGSDTVFGVKDGLIVDFAEQTGPAPDGSTPDSGWRRLDFTFRIAPA, encoded by the coding sequence ATGTTCACCTACACCGCCAACCCGGCCCGGATCGTGTTCGGCCGGGGCACGCTGGACGCCCTGCCCGCCGAAGTGCGCCGGCTCGGGGCGAGCCGGGTGCTGCTGCTCGGCGGGCCGACGCTGACCGGTCCGGTGGACCGCGCCGCCGAGTCGCTCGGTGCGGCGCTGGCCGTCCGGTTCGATGGCGCCGCCATGCACACGCCGGTCGAGGTCACCGAGCGGGCGGTCAAAGCCGCAGCAGGGGTGGATTGTGTGGTCGCGATCGGCGGCGGCTCGGCAACAGGGCTGGCGAAAGCGATCGCGCTGCGCACGGATCTGCCGCAGATCATCGTGCCCACCACCTATGCCGGTTCCGAGATGACGCCGGTGCTCGGCGAGACCACCGGCGGGCGCAAGACCACCCGGTCGTCTCCGAAGGTGCTGCCCGAGGTGGTCGTGTACGACGTCGAACTCACCATGGGGCTCCCGGTCCGGCTCTCGATGACCAGCGGGATCAACGCGCTCGCGCACGCGGTGGAAGCGCTCTACTCCGCCGACGCCAACCCGGTGATCGACCAGTTCGCCCTGGAATCGATCCGGCTGCTCGCCTCGGCACTGCCGCGAATCGCGGCCGATCCGTCCGATGTGGACGCACGAACCGCGGCACTGCGGGCCGCCTGGCTGGCCGGTTCCTGCCTCGGTTCGGTCGGCATGGGCCTGCACCACAAACTCTGCCACACGCTCGGAGGCACTTTCGGCCTGCCCCACGCGGAAACCCACACCGTCGTACTGGCGCACGCAATGGCGTACAACGCATCGGGCGCGCCGGAAGCCATGCGGCGCATCGCCGAAGCCCTCGGCGCCCCGGACGCACCGACCGCGGTGTACGACCTGGTCGCCACCCTGCCGGTGCCGCAATCCCTCGCCGAACTCGGGCTGGCCGAGGCGGATCTCGACAAGGCAGCCGAGTTGGCCATTGCCGCGCCGTATCCGAACCCTCGTACGCTCACCCGTGACGGCATCGAGAACCTGCTGCACGCCGCGTGGTCCGGCGCTCGCCCCGCACCCGCCGAGGGCACACCACCCGATCTACGCGGATTGACGGCCGAGGTCGTGGAAAGCTTCGCCGCCACACCGGATCCACGACTGCGGGAACTGCTGTCCGAATTGGTCCGCACGCTGCACTCGTACGTGCTGCGCACCGATCTGACCCAGCAGGAGTGGCAGCACGCGATCGATTTCCTCACCAAGGCGGGGCAGATCAGCTCTGACACCCGACAGGAGTTCATCCTGCTTTCCGACACCCTCGGCGTATCGAGCGTGGTGGACGTGCTCACCAATTCGCGAACCCCGGACACCACCCCCTCGGCCGTGCTCGGCCCGTTCTACGTGGCCGGACCACCGGAAACCGAGCAGGGCGCGAACCTCGCGGACGGGCTGCCAGGAACTCCACTATGGACGGACGTACGAGTAACGGATACCGCGGGCACGCCGGTCGCGGAAGCCACAGTGGACGTCTGGCAGTCCAATGAGGACGGCTTCTACGACGTGCAGCTGCCCGATGTGGACGGTCCGGTGCTGCGCGCCCGATTCCGCACCGACCCGCAAGGCAGGCTGCGATTCCGGACCATCCTGCCCTCGCCGTACCCGATCCCCGACGACGGACCGGTCGGCCGGATGCTCGCCGAAACGCGCCGCCACCCGTTCCGCGCACCGCACCTGCACTTCATGATCGCCAAACCGGGCTACCGGACCCTGGTCACCCAGCTGTTCGTGCGCGGCGGCGAGTACCTCGGCTCGGACACCGTGTTCGGGGTGAAGGACGGGCTGATCGTCGACTTCGCCGAGCAAACCGGACCAGCCCCGGACGGCAGCACCCCGGACTCCGGCTGGCGCCGCCTCGACTTCACCTTCCGCATCGCCCCCGCCTGA
- a CDS encoding NAD-dependent epimerase/dehydratase family protein: MPDERVLITGAAGVVGTLMRPRLRRSGRVLRLLDLAEQPTAGADEAVEIMTGSVTDPAVMAAACEGTDALIHLGGHSRENSWKATLDVNIDGTHTVLEAAREAGIKRVILASSNHAVGFRKTEEVGNAGLPADSSPRPDTYYGVSKAVIEALGSLYASRFGMDVIVVRIGSCFETPIPLGPRGLITWLSPDDGARLFEACLSAPSPGYRLVWGVSDNTRRIYSLAEAEALGYQSHDNAETFAEQLPTKPTPTEAEYVGGSFCTASLGEFNPL; the protein is encoded by the coding sequence ATGCCCGACGAGCGTGTGCTGATCACCGGAGCGGCCGGCGTCGTCGGCACTCTGATGCGGCCACGGCTGCGTCGCTCCGGGCGAGTGTTGCGGCTGCTCGACCTCGCCGAGCAGCCCACGGCCGGCGCCGACGAGGCCGTCGAGATCATGACCGGCTCCGTCACCGACCCGGCCGTCATGGCCGCCGCCTGCGAAGGCACCGACGCCCTGATCCATCTCGGCGGCCACAGCCGCGAAAACTCGTGGAAAGCAACGCTCGACGTCAACATCGACGGCACACACACCGTGCTCGAAGCCGCCCGCGAAGCCGGGATCAAGCGCGTGATCCTCGCGTCCAGCAACCACGCAGTGGGCTTCCGCAAGACGGAGGAGGTGGGCAACGCCGGCCTGCCCGCCGATTCGAGCCCACGCCCGGATACCTACTACGGCGTCAGCAAAGCCGTCATCGAGGCGCTGGGCAGCTTGTACGCCTCACGTTTCGGCATGGACGTCATCGTGGTGCGGATCGGCTCGTGCTTCGAGACGCCCATACCGCTCGGCCCCCGCGGGCTGATCACGTGGCTTTCACCGGACGACGGTGCACGACTGTTCGAGGCCTGCCTGAGCGCGCCTTCGCCGGGTTATCGCCTCGTCTGGGGCGTTTCGGACAACACCCGCCGGATCTACTCCCTAGCCGAAGCCGAAGCGCTGGGCTACCAGTCACACGACAACGCCGAGACCTTCGCCGAACAGCTGCCCACGAAGCCGACGCCCACCGAAGCGGAGTACGTCGGCGGTTCGTTCTGTACGGCGTCACTGGGCGAGTTCAACCCGCTGTGA
- a CDS encoding IclR family transcriptional regulator, which translates to MARFAVPDAPDPAAAGTGASGVKSARRAIDLLETFAANDVWLSLSDLHARTGFPRSSLHGLLRTLLEAGWLEADANSTRYRLGVRALICGTAYLDRDAIVPFATEALERIREKTGFTAHFARRNGTEVVYLETREAQRSTHLVSRVGRTLPTHATALGKALLAELTHDEIEDLLPAKLSPLTPHTITSREELHADLARTRDRGYAAELEEGTPGVRCVAAVIPYRIPGTDAMSCSMPADQVTDADAERVGALLAETTAELGQQLRRAGIR; encoded by the coding sequence ATGGCGCGGTTCGCCGTTCCCGACGCCCCGGACCCCGCTGCCGCCGGCACGGGCGCATCGGGAGTGAAATCCGCCCGGCGCGCCATCGACCTGCTCGAAACCTTCGCCGCGAACGACGTCTGGCTCTCGCTCTCGGATCTGCACGCACGCACCGGGTTCCCGCGATCCAGCCTGCACGGCCTGCTGCGCACCCTGCTGGAAGCGGGCTGGCTGGAGGCGGATGCGAACTCCACGCGGTACCGGCTCGGCGTACGCGCGCTCATCTGCGGCACCGCGTACCTGGACCGCGACGCGATCGTGCCCTTCGCCACCGAAGCGCTCGAACGCATCCGCGAGAAGACCGGGTTCACCGCGCATTTCGCGCGCCGCAACGGCACCGAGGTGGTGTACCTGGAGACGCGCGAAGCGCAGCGCTCCACCCACTTGGTCTCACGGGTCGGCCGCACCCTGCCCACACACGCCACCGCGCTCGGCAAGGCACTGCTGGCCGAGCTGACCCACGACGAGATCGAAGACCTGCTACCGGCCAAGCTGTCACCACTCACCCCGCACACCATCACCAGTCGCGAAGAGCTGCATGCCGATCTCGCGCGCACCCGTGATCGCGGGTACGCGGCCGAGCTCGAAGAAGGCACCCCTGGCGTACGCTGTGTCGCCGCAGTGATCCCGTACCGCATCCCCGGCACCGACGCGATGAGCTGCTCGATGCCGGCCGACCAGGTCACCGACGCAGACGCCGAACGCGTGGGCGCGCTGCTGGCCGAGACCACCGCCGAACTCGGGCAGCAGCTGCGTCGAGCCGGAATCCGCTGA
- a CDS encoding glucarate dehydratase family protein, whose amino-acid sequence MKIRDVVLTPVAFADPPLLNVMGVHEPYALRSVVQLVCEDGVVGLGESYGDEAFLSEVRKVVPGLAGHDVFDLPGLKRLVARTLAGTVVTDEHGLIGGFSIRKTIASVYSLFEVACLDAQGHALGRPVVDLLGGKARDEVDFSAYLFYKYGAHIGADEDSWGEVVTPEALVGAAKRMVDEYGFRSIKLKGGVFEPSQEIAGICALAEAFPGYPLRIDPNGAWTPETGVRVAGELDGVLEYLEDPTPGIEGMARVAERASMPLATNMCVVNLGDIEPAFRARAIGVLLSDHHFWGGMRDTQALSITCESFGVGLSMHSNSHLGISLAAMVHVAAATPHLTYACDTHWPWKTADVIAPGALEFHGGAVTVPERPGLGIELDADALAVAHENYVRCGLMKRDDVTYMRKYRPEFEPNTARW is encoded by the coding sequence ATGAAGATTCGGGACGTGGTACTCACCCCGGTCGCATTCGCGGATCCGCCGCTGCTGAACGTGATGGGCGTACACGAGCCGTACGCGTTGCGCAGTGTGGTTCAGCTGGTCTGCGAAGACGGCGTTGTGGGTCTCGGCGAGTCGTACGGCGACGAGGCTTTCCTCAGCGAGGTACGCAAGGTCGTGCCGGGGCTGGCCGGGCACGACGTGTTCGACCTGCCGGGGCTGAAACGGCTCGTCGCGCGCACGCTGGCCGGCACTGTTGTGACAGATGAGCACGGCCTGATCGGCGGGTTCTCGATCCGCAAGACGATCGCCAGTGTGTACTCGCTGTTCGAGGTCGCCTGCCTGGACGCGCAGGGGCACGCCCTGGGCCGTCCGGTGGTGGACCTGCTCGGCGGCAAGGCCCGCGACGAGGTCGACTTCTCCGCGTACCTGTTCTACAAGTACGGCGCGCATATCGGTGCCGACGAGGACAGCTGGGGTGAGGTCGTGACGCCGGAGGCACTCGTCGGCGCGGCGAAGCGCATGGTCGACGAGTACGGCTTCCGCTCGATCAAGCTCAAAGGCGGCGTTTTCGAGCCGTCGCAGGAGATCGCGGGCATCTGTGCGCTCGCCGAGGCCTTCCCCGGGTACCCGTTGCGGATCGACCCTAATGGGGCGTGGACCCCGGAGACCGGCGTACGCGTGGCAGGGGAACTTGACGGCGTACTGGAGTACCTCGAAGACCCCACGCCCGGTATCGAGGGCATGGCCCGGGTTGCGGAGCGAGCAAGTATGCCGTTGGCCACCAATATGTGCGTGGTGAACCTCGGTGACATCGAACCGGCGTTCCGTGCGCGCGCGATCGGTGTGCTGCTGTCGGACCACCACTTCTGGGGCGGTATGCGTGACACCCAGGCGTTGTCGATCACCTGCGAGAGCTTCGGCGTCGGGCTGTCGATGCACTCCAACAGTCACCTCGGCATCAGTCTCGCCGCGATGGTGCACGTGGCCGCCGCGACACCGCACCTGACGTACGCGTGCGACACGCACTGGCCGTGGAAGACGGCCGACGTGATCGCACCTGGCGCGCTGGAGTTTCATGGCGGCGCTGTGACAGTGCCGGAACGGCCGGGCCTCGGTATCGAACTGGACGCCGACGCACTCGCGGTGGCGCACGAGAACTATGTCCGATGTGGACTGATGAAGCGGGACGACGTCACGTACATGCGGAAGTACCGGCCGGAGTTCGAGCCGAACACGGCGAGGTGGTGA
- a CDS encoding aldehyde dehydrogenase (NADP(+)), translating into MSLETSEADLERVLGAAAAAARPFAASTPAERAGWLTAVADALDAEAEELIALAHAETHLPAAPRLKGELARTTFQLRLFGEVLRDGAYLGATVDHADPGWPMGPRPDIRRVLVPVGPVLVFAASNFPFAFSVAGGDTASALAAGCPVVLKAHPGHEELSTRTGEIVAAALVAAGAPEGAFAVIHGVEQGVAALRDRRIAAASFTGSVPGGRALFDIAMARPAPIPFYGELGSVNPVIVTPGALTARGEAVAKGYAGSFSLGAGQFCTKPGLLLVPEGHGLEDTLREAVGGVARQDMLNERIAAGFANKLAELRAAPGVSSLVEGDRQDLGCTPSLLTTTAKEFLAGGNAVREEHFGPASLVVTYADQAELIEVLDTLEPGLTATVHGEEDEAEYVRALLPSLTRLAGRLLWNDWPTGVTVSWAQQHGGPYPATTAPTTTSVGTAAIERFLRPVAWQGFPDALLPEALREGNPWQLPRRTDGAR; encoded by the coding sequence ATGAGTCTGGAAACCTCCGAAGCGGACCTGGAACGAGTACTCGGCGCGGCGGCTGCGGCTGCGCGGCCCTTTGCCGCGAGTACGCCCGCGGAACGCGCAGGCTGGCTGACGGCTGTGGCCGACGCGCTCGACGCGGAGGCCGAGGAGCTGATCGCGCTTGCGCACGCCGAGACCCACCTGCCGGCCGCTCCGCGGCTGAAGGGCGAGCTGGCCCGCACCACGTTCCAGCTGCGGTTGTTCGGCGAGGTGCTGCGTGACGGCGCCTACCTCGGCGCCACCGTCGACCACGCCGATCCGGGATGGCCGATGGGGCCGCGTCCGGACATCCGCCGCGTGCTCGTGCCGGTCGGGCCGGTGCTGGTGTTCGCGGCGAGCAACTTCCCGTTCGCGTTCAGCGTGGCGGGCGGTGACACCGCGTCCGCGCTCGCCGCCGGGTGCCCGGTGGTGCTGAAGGCGCACCCGGGGCACGAGGAGCTGTCTACGCGTACCGGGGAGATCGTGGCCGCCGCGCTCGTCGCGGCCGGTGCGCCGGAGGGCGCGTTCGCCGTGATCCACGGGGTGGAGCAGGGCGTGGCCGCGTTGCGGGACCGGCGGATCGCGGCGGCCTCGTTCACCGGCTCGGTGCCCGGTGGGCGGGCGCTGTTCGACATCGCGATGGCTCGGCCGGCGCCGATCCCGTTCTACGGCGAGCTGGGCAGCGTGAACCCGGTGATCGTCACGCCGGGCGCGCTCACCGCGCGGGGCGAGGCCGTGGCCAAGGGGTACGCCGGGTCGTTCAGCCTCGGTGCCGGGCAGTTCTGCACCAAGCCGGGCCTGCTGCTCGTCCCCGAAGGGCACGGCCTGGAGGACACCCTGCGCGAGGCCGTCGGCGGCGTCGCCCGGCAGGACATGCTGAACGAGCGCATCGCCGCCGGTTTCGCGAACAAGCTGGCCGAGCTGCGTGCAGCGCCGGGCGTCTCGTCACTGGTGGAGGGCGACCGTCAGGATCTCGGCTGCACGCCGAGCCTGCTGACCACCACCGCGAAGGAGTTCCTGGCCGGCGGTAATGCGGTCCGCGAGGAACACTTCGGCCCGGCGTCGCTCGTCGTCACCTACGCCGACCAGGCCGAGCTGATCGAGGTCCTCGACACGCTCGAACCCGGCCTCACCGCGACTGTGCACGGCGAAGAGGACGAAGCCGAGTACGTGCGCGCGCTGCTGCCTTCGCTCACCAGGCTGGCCGGGCGGCTGCTGTGGAACGACTGGCCCACCGGTGTCACGGTGAGCTGGGCACAGCAGCATGGCGGCCCGTACCCGGCCACAACGGCACCGACCACCACTTCGGTCGGCACCGCGGCCATCGAGCGCTTCCTGCGCCCGGTCGCCTGGCAGGGCTTCCCGGACGCGTTGCTGCCGGAGGCGCTGCGTGAGGGCAACCCGTGGCAGCTGCCTCGGCGTACGGACGGGGCGCGCTGA
- a CDS encoding VWA domain-containing protein: MTPENLRRWRLVLGGEEDGTGHALSEQDSGVDGVLAQLYDERATRRGDRRRGGLGASAPRVARWLGDIRQYFPGSVVQVLQRDAVDRLGLTRMLLEPELLAAVEPDVHLVGTLLSLNGVLPEETKETAREVVRKVVAELEERLAERTRSAVRGALDRAARTRRPRGGDIDWERTVRANLRHYSPDLRTVVPERLIGYGRRENSVRRDVVLAVDQSGSMAESVVYSGVFGAALASMRALSTKFVAFDTAVVDLTEHLDDPVELLFGTQLGGGTDIARALAYCQGLVERPEQTLLVLISDLYEGGVREDLLRRVAELTGAGVQVVTLLALSDAGTPSHDHDNAAALAELGVPAFACTPDRFPDLLAAALRHEDLARWAGED, translated from the coding sequence ATGACGCCGGAAAACCTGCGCCGCTGGCGGCTCGTGCTCGGCGGAGAGGAGGACGGCACCGGCCATGCGCTGTCCGAACAGGACAGTGGAGTGGACGGTGTGCTGGCGCAGCTGTACGACGAACGCGCCACCCGCCGGGGCGATCGGCGCCGCGGCGGGCTGGGTGCCTCGGCACCGCGGGTGGCCCGGTGGCTCGGCGACATCCGGCAGTACTTCCCCGGTTCCGTGGTCCAGGTGCTGCAACGCGACGCGGTGGACCGGCTCGGCCTGACCCGGATGCTGCTGGAGCCGGAGCTGCTCGCCGCCGTCGAGCCGGATGTGCACCTGGTCGGCACGCTGTTGTCGCTGAACGGCGTGCTCCCGGAAGAGACCAAGGAGACCGCCCGCGAGGTGGTGCGCAAGGTGGTCGCCGAGCTGGAAGAGCGGCTCGCCGAACGCACCCGGTCCGCGGTGCGCGGAGCGCTCGACCGCGCCGCACGAACCCGCCGGCCACGCGGCGGCGACATCGACTGGGAGCGGACCGTGCGGGCGAATCTGCGGCACTACTCCCCCGACCTCCGCACCGTGGTGCCGGAACGGCTGATCGGCTACGGCCGCCGGGAGAACAGCGTGCGCCGGGACGTGGTGCTGGCCGTGGACCAGTCCGGCTCGATGGCGGAATCCGTGGTCTACTCGGGGGTATTCGGCGCGGCGCTGGCCTCGATGCGGGCGTTGAGCACGAAGTTCGTCGCCTTCGACACCGCAGTCGTGGACCTCACCGAACATCTCGACGATCCGGTCGAGCTGCTCTTCGGCACCCAGCTCGGCGGGGGCACGGACATCGCCCGCGCGCTGGCCTACTGCCAGGGCCTGGTCGAACGCCCCGAGCAGACGCTGCTGGTGCTGATCAGCGATCTGTACGAGGGCGGGGTCCGCGAAGACCTGCTGCGCCGGGTCGCCGAGCTGACCGGCGCCGGGGTACAGGTGGTGACCCTGCTGGCGCTGTCCGACGCGGGCACACCGAGCCACGACCACGACAACGCCGCCGCGCTGGCGGAGCTGGGCGTACCGGCGTTCGCCTGTACGCCCGACCGGTTCCCGGACCTGCTGGCCGCCGCATTGCGCCACGAGGACCTGGCCCGCTGGGCAGGCGAGGATTGA
- a CDS encoding DUF5682 family protein: MSTHLLGIRHHGPGSARAVAARLAELAPDVVLIEGPPEADRLVDFAADEALRPPVALLAYAADEVARAAFWPFAVFSPEWQALRYATGAGIPVRFCDLPAAHQFAAETEPKAPQADPLAELAAAGGYDDPERWWDDFVESRRGGESPFEVIAEAMTALREDERPPDPHEQQREAYMRTVLRKTRKEGFERIAVVCGAWHVPALADPLPPATADRSVLKGLPKRKVVCTWVPWTHGRLATATGYGAGVRSPGWYHHLFTITGDVTTRWLTAVAGVLRDEDLPVSTAHVIEAVRLADTLAALRGRASAGLAEVDAATRAVLCGGDDVRADLVTRRLVVGEALGEVPESVPQAPLAADLTATARRLRLPRTPVARELDLDLRTPGGLDRSRLLHRLLVLDIRWGEPEISSIRGKGTFRETWTLCWEPGFEVDLVAAAAHGTTVAAAASAVVRETVAEAPLLADITAAVENCLLADLGDALPEVLAALDTRAAADADVAHLMAALPPLARATRYGDVRGTETTQLHAVADRILARVCTGLPPAVHGADEAAAARFCELVDEVHTAADLLGQAARERWFAALTRLVERSALPPLLAGRVARLLHDADLLGSAEVEVRLGRVLTAGVAPSDGAAYVEGFFAGGALLLVHDERMLRVVDTWLGDIPPAVFPEVLPLLRRTFGAFAGPEKRAIGERAATLSGRIAPSARATDDLGDLERGESVLPVFATLLGAAR, from the coding sequence ATGAGCACGCATCTGCTCGGCATCCGCCATCACGGGCCGGGCTCGGCGCGAGCGGTGGCCGCGCGGCTGGCCGAGCTGGCGCCGGACGTCGTGCTGATCGAAGGCCCGCCGGAGGCCGACCGGCTGGTGGACTTCGCGGCCGACGAAGCCCTGCGCCCGCCGGTGGCGTTGCTGGCCTACGCCGCCGACGAGGTCGCGCGGGCGGCGTTCTGGCCGTTCGCCGTGTTCAGCCCGGAATGGCAGGCGCTGCGTTACGCGACCGGCGCCGGCATCCCGGTGCGGTTCTGTGATCTGCCGGCCGCGCACCAATTCGCCGCCGAGACGGAGCCGAAGGCGCCACAGGCCGATCCGCTCGCCGAACTCGCCGCAGCCGGTGGCTACGACGATCCCGAACGGTGGTGGGACGACTTCGTCGAATCGCGCCGCGGCGGCGAATCGCCGTTCGAGGTGATCGCCGAGGCGATGACCGCGCTGCGGGAGGACGAACGGCCGCCCGATCCGCACGAGCAGCAGCGCGAGGCGTACATGCGCACGGTGCTGCGGAAGACCCGCAAGGAGGGCTTCGAACGCATCGCCGTGGTGTGCGGTGCCTGGCATGTGCCCGCGCTGGCCGATCCGCTGCCGCCCGCCACCGCGGACCGGTCCGTCCTCAAAGGACTGCCGAAGCGCAAGGTGGTGTGCACCTGGGTGCCGTGGACGCACGGCAGGCTCGCCACGGCCACCGGATACGGCGCGGGCGTGCGCTCCCCCGGCTGGTACCACCACCTGTTCACCATCACCGGCGACGTCACCACGCGCTGGCTCACCGCGGTCGCCGGGGTGCTGCGGGATGAGGATCTCCCGGTCTCGACGGCGCACGTGATCGAGGCGGTCCGGCTCGCGGACACGCTGGCCGCCTTGCGCGGACGGGCGTCCGCCGGGCTCGCCGAGGTCGACGCGGCCACCCGCGCGGTGCTGTGCGGCGGGGACGACGTGCGGGCCGATCTGGTCACCCGGCGGCTGGTGGTCGGCGAGGCGCTGGGCGAGGTCCCGGAATCGGTGCCGCAGGCGCCGCTGGCCGCCGATCTCACCGCCACCGCCCGGCGGCTGCGGCTCCCTCGCACGCCGGTCGCCCGGGAGCTGGATCTCGACCTGCGTACCCCGGGCGGGCTGGACCGCTCGCGGCTGCTGCACCGTCTGCTGGTACTCGACATCCGTTGGGGCGAGCCGGAAATCTCGTCGATCCGCGGCAAGGGCACGTTCCGTGAGACCTGGACGCTGTGCTGGGAACCGGGGTTCGAAGTCGATCTGGTCGCCGCCGCCGCACACGGCACCACGGTGGCCGCCGCGGCGAGCGCGGTGGTGCGCGAGACCGTGGCCGAAGCCCCTTTGCTGGCCGACATCACCGCTGCGGTGGAGAATTGCCTGCTGGCCGATCTCGGCGACGCATTGCCGGAAGTACTCGCCGCGCTCGACACCCGCGCCGCCGCTGATGCCGACGTCGCGCATCTGATGGCCGCGCTGCCCCCGCTGGCCCGCGCGACTCGCTACGGCGACGTACGCGGCACCGAGACCACGCAACTGCACGCGGTCGCCGATCGCATCCTCGCGCGCGTCTGCACCGGGCTGCCACCGGCAGTGCACGGCGCGGACGAAGCAGCCGCTGCGCGATTCTGCGAGCTGGTCGACGAAGTCCACACAGCTGCCGACCTGCTCGGCCAGGCGGCGCGGGAACGCTGGTTCGCCGCATTGACCCGCCTCGTCGAGCGCAGCGCGCTACCTCCGTTGCTCGCGGGCCGGGTCGCGCGGCTGCTCCACGACGCGGACCTGCTCGGCAGCGCAGAGGTCGAGGTGCGGCTGGGCCGAGTACTGACGGCCGGCGTCGCCCCGTCCGACGGCGCTGCGTACGTGGAGGGATTCTTCGCCGGCGGCGCACTGCTGCTGGTGCACGACGAGCGGATGCTGCGTGTCGTGGACACCTGGCTCGGCGACATCCCGCCGGCCGTGTTCCCGGAGGTGCTTCCGTTGCTGCGCCGGACTTTCGGCGCCTTCGCCGGGCCGGAGAAACGAGCCATCGGCGAACGTGCCGCGACCCTGTCCGGCCGGATCGCCCCGTCCGCGCGGGCCACCGACGACCTCGGCGACCTCGAACGCGGCGAGTCCGTCCTGCCGGTCTTCGCCACCCTGCTGGGAGCCGCCCGATGA
- a CDS encoding ATP-binding protein, giving the protein MTSAVLRPHAEQEYATELAALAGADDRAKPPSWRLSPWAVVTYLLGGTLDDGTEISPKYVGPRRLIEVAVATLATDRALLLLGVPGTAKTWVSEHLAAAVSGDSTLLVQGTAGSTEEQIRYGWNYARLIAEGPSDRALVQSPVLRAMREGKVARLEELTRIPAEVQDSLITILSEKTLPIPELGTEVQARPGFTLVATANNRDKGVNELSSALRRRFNTVVLPLPGTAEAEVEIVRRRVEQLGSALSLPAGAADLAEIRRVVTVFRELRSGRTEDGRTAVKTPSGTLSTAEAISVLTGGLALAAHFGDGVLRAHDVAAGLHGAVVKDPVADRAIWAEYLETVVREREGWADFYRAGQEIAG; this is encoded by the coding sequence ATGACGTCCGCCGTCCTCCGGCCGCACGCCGAACAGGAATACGCCACGGAGCTGGCCGCGCTCGCGGGGGCCGACGACCGTGCGAAACCGCCGTCCTGGCGGCTCTCGCCGTGGGCCGTGGTCACCTACCTGCTCGGCGGGACGCTCGACGACGGCACCGAGATCTCGCCCAAGTACGTCGGCCCGCGGCGGCTGATCGAGGTCGCCGTCGCCACCCTGGCCACCGACCGGGCGCTGCTGCTGCTCGGCGTCCCCGGCACCGCGAAGACCTGGGTGTCCGAGCATCTCGCGGCGGCGGTCAGCGGCGACTCGACGCTGCTGGTGCAGGGCACCGCGGGCAGCACCGAGGAGCAGATCCGCTACGGCTGGAACTACGCCCGCCTGATCGCCGAGGGCCCGAGCGACCGGGCGCTGGTGCAAAGCCCGGTGCTGCGCGCGATGCGCGAGGGCAAGGTCGCCCGGCTCGAAGAGCTCACCCGGATCCCGGCGGAGGTGCAGGACTCGCTGATCACGATCCTGTCCGAGAAGACCCTGCCGATCCCGGAACTGGGCACCGAGGTGCAGGCCCGGCCGGGGTTCACCCTGGTGGCCACCGCCAACAACCGCGACAAGGGGGTGAACGAGCTGTCCAGCGCGCTGCGGCGGCGGTTCAACACCGTCGTGCTGCCGCTGCCCGGCACCGCCGAGGCCGAGGTGGAGATCGTCCGCCGCCGGGTCGAGCAGCTCGGGAGCGCGCTGTCGCTGCCGGCCGGCGCCGCCGATCTCGCGGAGATCCGCCGGGTGGTCACCGTGTTCCGGGAGTTGCGCTCCGGCCGTACCGAGGATGGGCGCACGGCGGTCAAGACGCCGTCCGGCACGCTGTCCACCGCGGAGGCGATCAGCGTGCTCACCGGCGGTCTCGCGCTCGCCGCGCACTTCGGCGACGGGGTGCTGCGGGCCCACGACGTCGCGGCCGGCCTGCACGGCGCGGTGGTGAAGGACCCGGTCGCCGACCGCGCGATCTGGGCCGAATACCTGGAGACCGTGGTCCGCGAACGCGAGGGCTGGGCCGACTTCTACCGGGCGGGCCAGGAGATCGCCGGATGA